A genomic window from Streptomyces sp. HUAS YS2 includes:
- a CDS encoding ABC transporter substrate-binding protein has protein sequence MRHPARLGVALTIALATAGCSTAADGGSKAGAKPAAQAASVTSCGRQAAFAQPPKRTVALDQTSTETLLELGLQDRMAGTANLKTKIPAHYAAAYAKVPVIAPKIATGEQLRAATPDFVVAGSADLYTEDRAGTREELAALKLPTFVSAVDCPQQNPAGKTPFELLFSDYENLGKVFGVEERAGKLAAAQRAAVAEAGESAAKIPRGADRPTVVYLYSVFNGMPYVAGKTGLPSEMSRIVGAKNAFDDVDEDWPEVSWEEVAERDPDFIVIGDLSERGRPGDSAAEKRATMTAHPVISELAAVRDKKILEVPGIELDPSVRSVHALGLLAKGMKDLGYVR, from the coding sequence ATGCGCCACCCCGCCCGTCTCGGCGTCGCCCTGACCATCGCCCTCGCCACCGCGGGCTGCTCCACGGCAGCCGACGGCGGCTCGAAGGCGGGTGCCAAGCCCGCCGCCCAGGCGGCATCCGTCACCAGCTGCGGCCGCCAGGCGGCCTTCGCCCAGCCGCCGAAGCGGACCGTCGCCCTGGACCAGACCTCGACCGAGACCCTGCTCGAACTCGGGCTCCAGGACCGGATGGCGGGGACCGCCAACCTCAAGACGAAGATCCCCGCGCACTATGCGGCCGCGTACGCCAAGGTCCCGGTCATCGCCCCGAAGATCGCCACAGGCGAGCAACTGCGCGCAGCCACCCCCGACTTCGTCGTCGCCGGTTCAGCGGACCTCTACACCGAGGATCGCGCCGGCACCCGCGAGGAGCTGGCCGCCCTCAAGCTCCCCACCTTCGTCAGCGCCGTGGACTGCCCGCAGCAGAACCCGGCCGGGAAGACGCCCTTCGAGCTCCTCTTCTCCGACTACGAGAACCTGGGCAAGGTCTTCGGCGTCGAGGAGCGGGCCGGCAAGCTCGCCGCCGCACAGCGCGCCGCGGTGGCCGAGGCCGGGGAGAGCGCCGCGAAGATTCCCCGGGGCGCGGACCGGCCGACCGTGGTCTACCTCTACTCGGTCTTCAACGGGATGCCGTACGTGGCGGGCAAGACCGGTCTGCCCAGTGAGATGAGCCGGATCGTCGGCGCGAAGAACGCCTTCGACGACGTCGACGAGGACTGGCCGGAGGTCTCCTGGGAGGAAGTCGCCGAGCGCGACCCGGACTTCATCGTGATCGGAGATCTGTCCGAGCGCGGCAGACCCGGCGACAGCGCCGCCGAGAAGCGTGCCACGATGACGGCGCACCCGGTGATCTCCGAATTGGCCGCAGTCCGCGACAAGAAGATCCTTGAGGTGCCGGGCATCGAGCTGGACCCGTCGGTGCGCTCGGTACACGCCCTCGGGCTGCTGGCGAAGGGCATGAAGGACCTCGGGTATGTCCGCTGA
- a CDS encoding MFS transporter: protein MAITPAPAAAKSPTPSPRSVLRDTAFLRLWAGTTASGLATWALPFVLGLAVLHRDLGGAALGLVLAARTAGFLLAVAVGGVQADRHSPRSVVLCSALAAAVAAPLLAAGLGRSLVLMTAAAALAGAGQGACRPAFQALTAETVDAERRRQANAAMTMAVRSSTLAGPALTALLAAFLDVGTLLLGIGLLWLVAALVPGKGARTAADPAAEPAPRAGFRAEFLEGIREARRHPWFLAGLAGLVAVVALGYSATSVALPMISRDRYDTEWVLAAAMTAYTLGALAGALVIAVWRPRSQGWAAFAGLAAYGLAPLSLMLPVHPVAVVAAYAVAGIGIELFNVPWFTATQREVAPDKLARVSSLDFLVSYGLAPVGLALIAPAIEAFGVTAVLAVCAAACFLVPAAAALVPTARHFARTAPTSTD from the coding sequence GTGGCGATCACACCCGCGCCCGCAGCAGCCAAGTCCCCGACCCCGAGCCCGCGTTCGGTCCTGCGCGACACCGCGTTCCTGCGTCTCTGGGCGGGCACCACCGCCTCCGGCCTCGCAACCTGGGCCCTGCCCTTCGTCCTCGGCCTCGCCGTACTGCACCGCGACCTCGGCGGGGCCGCCCTCGGCCTGGTCCTCGCCGCCCGCACCGCCGGCTTCCTGCTCGCCGTCGCCGTCGGTGGTGTGCAGGCCGACCGTCACTCCCCCCGCTCGGTCGTCCTCTGTTCGGCCCTCGCGGCGGCGGTCGCCGCGCCCCTGCTCGCCGCCGGACTCGGCCGCTCGCTCGTGCTGATGACGGCCGCCGCCGCGCTCGCGGGAGCCGGACAGGGCGCCTGCCGCCCGGCGTTCCAGGCACTCACCGCCGAGACCGTCGACGCCGAGCGCCGCCGGCAGGCCAACGCCGCCATGACCATGGCGGTACGGAGCTCCACGCTCGCCGGACCCGCCCTGACCGCGCTGCTCGCGGCGTTCCTCGACGTCGGGACGCTGCTCCTCGGCATCGGCCTCCTGTGGCTGGTCGCCGCGCTCGTCCCGGGCAAGGGCGCCCGCACTGCGGCGGACCCTGCCGCCGAGCCCGCCCCGCGCGCCGGCTTCCGCGCCGAGTTCCTGGAGGGCATACGCGAGGCGCGCCGACACCCCTGGTTCCTCGCCGGACTTGCCGGCCTCGTCGCGGTCGTCGCGCTCGGCTACTCCGCGACCAGCGTCGCGCTGCCGATGATCAGCCGGGACCGCTACGACACCGAGTGGGTCCTCGCCGCGGCCATGACGGCGTACACCCTGGGCGCGCTCGCCGGAGCCCTGGTCATCGCCGTCTGGCGGCCGCGCTCGCAGGGCTGGGCCGCCTTCGCCGGCCTGGCCGCGTACGGCCTCGCACCGCTGAGCCTGATGCTCCCCGTCCACCCGGTCGCGGTCGTCGCCGCGTACGCCGTCGCCGGGATCGGGATCGAACTCTTCAATGTGCCCTGGTTCACGGCCACCCAGCGCGAGGTCGCCCCGGACAAGCTGGCCCGCGTCTCCTCGCTGGACTTCCTGGTCTCCTACGGCCTGGCACCGGTCGGACTGGCCCTGATCGCCCCGGCCATCGAGGCCTTCGGGGTCACGGCCGTACTCGCCGTCTGCGCCGCCGCCTGCTTCCTCGTGCCGGCCGCCGCGGCCCTGGTCCCCACAGCCCGCCACTTCGCCCGGACGGCCCCGACATCGACCGACTGA
- a CDS encoding DUF6400 family protein produces MNQASDPDHVTFTIDLTVEEARRRAEVVAALGPDWDPVAVLQEEQAAHDLLYSGLDEEQLRIHSMLVAAGVLPGQEPGRAASH; encoded by the coding sequence ATGAACCAGGCCTCCGATCCCGACCACGTCACCTTCACCATCGACCTCACCGTCGAGGAGGCCCGCCGACGGGCCGAGGTCGTGGCGGCACTCGGGCCCGACTGGGACCCGGTGGCCGTGCTGCAGGAGGAGCAGGCCGCGCACGACCTGCTCTATTCGGGCCTGGACGAGGAGCAGCTGCGGATCCACTCCATGCTGGTGGCGGCGGGTGTACTGCCGGGACAGGAGCCGGGCCGTGCGGCTTCCCATTGA
- the hypE gene encoding hydrogenase expression/formation protein HypE yields the protein MRDTPGAQAPDMLAWTCPAPLRDQPRVVMGHGGGGALSAELVEHVFAPAFGGPALSVTTDAATVELGGARLAFSTDSFVVRPLFFPGGSIGDLAVNGTVNDLAMSGARAAYLSCGFILEEGVETDVVTRVAQALGAAARAAGVQVATGDTKVVEAGHGDGIYINTSGIGLIPPGVDLRPQRVVPGDVVIVSGPVGVHGVAIMSVREGLEFGVEIESDCAALGGLVEAMLAVTPDLHVLRDPTRGGLAASLNEIAAASGTGIVVQERAVPVPAPVANACAVLGLDPMYVANEGKLVAFVPRAQADAVLAAMRAHPLGAGAAVIGEAVEAHPGMVVARTGLGGTRVVDMPLGEQLPRIC from the coding sequence ATGCGCGACACCCCCGGGGCACAGGCGCCCGACATGCTCGCCTGGACGTGTCCCGCCCCGCTGCGCGATCAGCCGCGTGTGGTGATGGGCCACGGTGGAGGCGGCGCGCTCTCCGCCGAACTGGTCGAGCACGTCTTCGCGCCCGCGTTCGGCGGCCCCGCGCTCTCCGTCACCACCGACGCCGCGACCGTCGAACTCGGCGGTGCCCGGCTGGCTTTCTCCACCGACTCCTTCGTCGTGCGTCCTCTGTTCTTCCCCGGGGGCAGCATCGGCGACCTGGCCGTCAACGGCACGGTGAACGACCTCGCCATGAGCGGGGCCCGCGCCGCCTATCTCTCCTGCGGCTTCATCCTGGAGGAGGGGGTGGAGACCGACGTCGTGACCCGTGTGGCGCAGGCGCTCGGCGCGGCGGCCCGCGCGGCGGGCGTCCAGGTGGCCACCGGCGACACCAAGGTGGTGGAGGCCGGCCACGGCGACGGCATCTACATCAACACCTCCGGCATCGGTCTGATCCCGCCCGGCGTCGACCTGCGGCCCCAGCGCGTCGTGCCCGGCGACGTGGTGATCGTCAGCGGCCCCGTCGGCGTCCACGGTGTGGCGATCATGAGCGTGCGCGAGGGGCTGGAGTTCGGGGTCGAGATCGAGAGCGACTGCGCGGCGCTCGGTGGCCTCGTCGAGGCGATGCTCGCGGTCACCCCGGACCTGCACGTGCTGCGCGACCCCACCCGCGGCGGCCTCGCGGCCTCGCTCAACGAGATCGCGGCCGCGTCGGGCACCGGCATCGTCGTCCAGGAGCGGGCCGTGCCCGTCCCCGCCCCCGTGGCCAACGCCTGCGCCGTGCTCGGTCTCGACCCGATGTACGTGGCGAACGAGGGGAAGCTGGTGGCCTTCGTCCCGCGTGCGCAGGCCGACGCCGTGCTCGCCGCGATGCGCGCGCATCCGCTGGGCGCGGGGGCGGCCGTGATCGGGGAGGCCGTCGAGGCGCATCCGGGGATGGTCGTCGCCCGTACCGGTCTCGGTGGTACGCGCGTGGTGGACATGCCGCTCGGGGAGCAGCTGCCGCGCATCTGCTGA
- the hypD gene encoding hydrogenase formation protein HypD, translated as MKYIDEFQDPELARRLLDEIRATVTRPWALMEVCGGQTHTIIRHGIDQLLPPEVELIHGPGCPVCVTPLEVIDKALEIASRPGVIFCSFGDMLRVPGTDRDLFQVRGQGGDVRVVYSPLDALRIAEQNPDREVVFFGIGFETTAPPNAMTVHQARKLGIRNFSLLVSHVRVPPAIEAIMRSPDCRVQGFLAAGHVCSVMGTAEYPELAARHRVPIVVTGFEPLDILEGVRRTVLQLERGEHTVDNAYPRAVLPGGNPAARAMLDDVFEVTDRAWRGIGVIPDSGWRLSERYREHDAEHRFSVEGIDTREPAECRSGEVLQGLLKPHECEAFGTTCTPRSPLGATMVSSEGACAAYYLYRRLDLGTPSPKSPAADSAALEGSSVV; from the coding sequence GTGAAGTACATCGACGAGTTCCAGGACCCCGAGCTGGCCCGGCGGCTGCTCGACGAGATCCGGGCGACGGTGACCCGGCCCTGGGCGCTGATGGAGGTCTGCGGCGGCCAGACCCACACCATCATCCGGCACGGGATCGACCAACTGCTTCCGCCCGAGGTCGAGTTGATCCACGGACCGGGCTGTCCCGTGTGCGTGACGCCGCTGGAGGTGATCGACAAGGCGCTGGAGATCGCCTCGCGACCCGGCGTGATCTTCTGCTCGTTCGGGGACATGCTCCGGGTTCCCGGCACGGACCGCGACCTGTTCCAGGTCCGCGGGCAGGGCGGTGACGTCAGGGTCGTCTACTCGCCGCTCGACGCGCTGCGGATCGCCGAGCAGAACCCGGACCGCGAAGTGGTCTTCTTCGGCATCGGCTTCGAGACCACCGCGCCGCCCAACGCCATGACCGTCCACCAGGCGCGCAAGCTCGGCATCCGCAACTTCAGCCTGCTCGTCTCGCACGTCCGGGTCCCCCCGGCGATCGAGGCGATCATGCGCTCGCCCGACTGCCGCGTCCAGGGCTTCCTGGCCGCGGGGCACGTGTGCAGTGTGATGGGCACGGCGGAGTACCCCGAACTCGCCGCACGCCACCGGGTTCCGATCGTCGTCACCGGGTTCGAACCACTGGACATCCTCGAAGGCGTACGACGGACCGTGCTCCAGCTGGAGCGCGGGGAACACACCGTCGACAACGCCTATCCGCGCGCGGTCCTGCCCGGGGGCAACCCCGCCGCCCGGGCGATGCTGGACGACGTCTTCGAGGTCACCGACCGCGCGTGGCGCGGGATCGGCGTCATTCCGGACAGCGGCTGGCGGCTCTCGGAGCGGTACCGCGAACACGACGCCGAGCACCGGTTCTCCGTCGAGGGCATCGACACCCGCGAACCGGCCGAGTGCCGCAGTGGCGAGGTTCTTCAAGGCCTGCTGAAGCCGCACGAGTGCGAGGCCTTCGGGACGACGTGCACGCCCCGCTCCCCGCTGGGCGCCACGATGGTCTCAAGCGAGGGCGCGTGCGCCGCGTACTACCTCTACCGACGGCTCGACCTCGGTACTCCGTCGCCGAAGTCTCCGGCGGCCGACTCCGCGGCTCTGGAGGGCAGTTCCGTTGTCTGA
- a CDS encoding HypC/HybG/HupF family hydrogenase formation chaperone, producing MCLAVPGKVLDVEDRDGTRMANVDFGGVVKEVCLEYLPDLKPGEYAIVHVGFALQRLDEESARKTLELFETLGMLQEEFGDPWESAAEATGNERPAHEGVAGEVRP from the coding sequence ATGTGCCTGGCGGTACCCGGAAAAGTGCTGGATGTCGAGGACCGGGACGGCACCCGGATGGCCAACGTCGACTTCGGCGGGGTGGTCAAGGAGGTGTGCCTGGAGTACCTGCCGGATCTGAAGCCCGGTGAGTACGCCATCGTCCACGTCGGGTTCGCCCTGCAGCGTCTGGACGAGGAGTCCGCCAGGAAGACGCTGGAGCTGTTCGAAACCCTCGGCATGCTCCAGGAGGAGTTCGGCGACCCGTGGGAGTCGGCCGCCGAGGCGACGGGAAACGAGCGGCCGGCGCATGAAGGCGTGGCCGGAGAGGTGCGGCCGTGA
- the hypF gene encoding carbamoyltransferase HypF has translation MTTARPGPAPTTAPRRSRVVVRGVVQGVGFRPFVYALATGLRLSGHVTNTAEGVVAEVEGDPEDVAAFCARLAPDAPPLARVESVEAAEVTASGGTGFTIVPSRQGGAVRTLVPPDTATCDDCLAELADPADRRHLHPFITCTHCGPRFTIVTGLPYDRVHTTMAGFPMCPDCAREYADPADRRFHAQPVACPHCGPRLRLVTAPDGPAGPGTRPDAGFASDLASDLASDSGDDPIAAARRMLAAGAILAVKGLGGYHLACDATDPDAVAELRRRKARGDKPFAMMAADLADIEPHAYLGPLERELLTGAVRPVVLLRRRDAAAPREGAVPARAVAPGSPDLGFMLPYTPVHHLLLGLGAADREGPRLLVMTSGNLSGEPIVTDDAEALTRLAGLADAWLLHDRPIHVPCDDSVVRVFDGEQLTLRRSRGYAPLPVALPVEVAPALAVGGDLKNAFCLGAGRQAWLSAHIGDMDDLATQLALTSAEQQLESVTGVRPGLLAADRHPAYRSTRWARDRSAGRPVVPVQHHHAHVAAAMAENGLDGTCPVIGVAFDGTGYGLDGAVWGGEFLLADYAGFERFAHLAYVPLPGGDAAVRRPYRMALAHLRAAGLALDPALPCTEACAPGELPLLERQLVRELNCVPTSSMGRLFDAVSSLAGICHHAGYEAQAAIELEAAALSAPAVAEDGRYVFRLGPPRAGASLTADPAPLLAAVSADVLDGTPAAVVAARFHLAVARLVRTVCVAARGETGVETVALTGGVFANTVLSSACAEGLRKDGFTVLRHRLIPPNDGGLALGQLVVAARVADGAAPATPRRERQ, from the coding sequence GTGACCACCGCGCGGCCCGGACCCGCACCCACCACGGCCCCGCGGCGCAGCCGTGTGGTCGTCCGCGGTGTCGTGCAGGGTGTGGGTTTCCGGCCCTTCGTCTACGCCCTCGCCACCGGGTTGCGCCTGTCCGGGCACGTCACCAACACGGCGGAGGGCGTCGTCGCGGAGGTCGAGGGAGACCCCGAGGACGTCGCCGCCTTCTGCGCCCGCCTCGCGCCCGACGCCCCGCCGCTGGCCCGGGTGGAGTCCGTCGAGGCGGCCGAGGTGACCGCGAGCGGCGGCACCGGATTCACGATCGTGCCCTCCCGACAGGGCGGCGCCGTCCGCACCCTCGTCCCGCCGGACACCGCGACCTGCGACGACTGCCTCGCGGAGCTCGCGGACCCGGCCGACCGGCGGCATCTGCACCCGTTCATCACCTGCACCCACTGCGGTCCGCGGTTCACGATCGTCACGGGACTGCCGTACGACCGGGTCCACACCACCATGGCCGGCTTCCCGATGTGCCCGGACTGCGCACGCGAGTACGCGGACCCCGCCGACCGGCGTTTCCACGCACAGCCCGTCGCCTGCCCCCACTGCGGCCCCCGGCTGCGCCTGGTCACCGCACCGGACGGCCCGGCCGGCCCCGGCACCCGTCCGGATGCCGGCTTCGCGTCCGATCTCGCATCCGATCTCGCCTCCGACTCCGGTGACGACCCGATCGCCGCCGCACGCCGGATGCTCGCGGCCGGTGCGATCCTCGCCGTCAAGGGCCTGGGCGGGTATCACCTGGCCTGCGACGCGACCGACCCCGACGCGGTGGCCGAACTGCGCCGCCGCAAGGCGCGCGGTGACAAACCGTTCGCGATGATGGCCGCGGACCTCGCGGACATCGAGCCCCACGCCTACCTCGGTCCGCTCGAACGTGAACTCCTCACCGGCGCCGTCCGGCCCGTCGTCCTGCTGCGCCGCCGCGACGCCGCCGCACCCCGCGAGGGAGCCGTCCCGGCGCGCGCGGTGGCTCCCGGGAGCCCCGACCTCGGCTTCATGCTTCCGTACACCCCCGTGCACCATCTCCTGCTCGGCCTCGGCGCGGCGGACCGGGAAGGGCCCCGGCTGCTGGTGATGACGAGCGGCAACCTCTCGGGTGAACCCATCGTCACGGACGACGCGGAGGCACTGACCAGGCTCGCCGGCCTGGCGGACGCCTGGCTGCTGCACGACCGGCCGATCCATGTGCCCTGCGACGACTCCGTCGTCCGCGTCTTCGACGGCGAGCAGCTGACGCTGCGCCGCTCCAGGGGCTATGCGCCGCTGCCGGTCGCGCTGCCCGTCGAGGTCGCCCCCGCCCTCGCCGTCGGAGGGGACCTGAAGAACGCCTTCTGTCTCGGCGCCGGACGCCAGGCATGGCTGTCCGCCCACATCGGCGACATGGACGACCTCGCCACCCAGCTCGCCCTCACCTCCGCCGAGCAGCAGCTCGAGTCCGTCACGGGCGTACGGCCCGGTCTGCTCGCCGCCGACCGCCACCCCGCCTACCGGTCCACTCGCTGGGCCCGGGACCGTTCCGCCGGTCGACCCGTCGTCCCCGTGCAGCACCACCACGCGCACGTCGCGGCGGCGATGGCCGAGAACGGCCTCGACGGCACGTGCCCCGTGATCGGCGTCGCCTTCGACGGCACCGGCTACGGTCTCGACGGCGCCGTGTGGGGCGGCGAGTTCCTGCTCGCGGACTACGCCGGGTTCGAGCGGTTCGCGCACCTGGCCTACGTCCCCCTGCCGGGCGGTGACGCGGCCGTCCGGCGGCCCTACCGCATGGCTCTGGCCCATCTGCGGGCCGCGGGTCTCGCCCTCGACCCCGCACTGCCCTGTACGGAAGCTTGCGCACCCGGAGAACTTCCGCTACTGGAACGGCAGTTGGTCCGCGAGCTGAACTGCGTGCCCACGTCCAGCATGGGGCGCCTGTTCGATGCCGTCTCCTCCCTCGCGGGGATCTGCCACCACGCGGGCTACGAGGCGCAGGCCGCGATCGAGCTGGAGGCCGCGGCCCTGAGCGCACCCGCCGTCGCCGAGGACGGGCGCTACGTCTTCCGTCTCGGCCCGCCGCGGGCCGGGGCCTCGCTCACCGCCGACCCCGCGCCCCTGCTGGCGGCGGTGTCCGCAGACGTGCTCGACGGGACTCCCGCGGCCGTCGTCGCGGCGCGGTTCCACCTTGCCGTGGCACGACTGGTCCGTACGGTCTGCGTCGCCGCCCGCGGGGAGACCGGCGTGGAGACCGTCGCGCTGACCGGGGGAGTGTTCGCCAACACGGTGCTCTCCTCGGCCTGCGCCGAAGGACTGCGGAAAGACGGCTTCACCGTGCTGCGCCATCGCCTGATCCCGCCGAACGACGGCGGTCTGGCTCTCGGCCAGCTCGTCGTGGCCGCCCGGGTCGCGGACGGGGCGGCCCCCGCAACGCCACGACGAGAGCGACAGTGA
- the hypB gene encoding hydrogenase nickel incorporation protein HypB, whose translation MCRAVDLQRAVLAKNEAAAQILRTELTARGTTVVNLLSSPGSGKTALLERELRLAGERGVAAAALTADLATENDARRLARSGAPVKQVLTDGLCHLEADMVARHLHDWLPESTRLLFVENVGNLVCPAGYDLGESLRVVLASVTEGEDKPLKYPTAFGLAQLVIVTKTDMAEAAEFDEAAFRAHVEQVNPGVEVLLSSVRDGRGAGALLDRALAAAGGNRVHTPVMARAGA comes from the coding sequence ATGTGCCGAGCAGTCGATCTCCAGCGTGCCGTTCTCGCCAAGAACGAGGCCGCGGCACAGATCCTGCGAACCGAACTGACCGCCCGCGGCACCACGGTGGTCAATCTGCTCTCCAGCCCCGGAAGCGGCAAGACCGCCCTGCTGGAGCGGGAACTGCGGCTCGCCGGCGAACGGGGCGTCGCCGCCGCCGCGCTCACCGCCGACCTTGCGACCGAGAACGACGCCCGCCGCCTGGCCCGCTCGGGCGCCCCCGTCAAGCAGGTGCTCACCGACGGCCTCTGCCACCTGGAGGCCGACATGGTCGCCCGGCACCTGCACGACTGGCTGCCCGAGTCCACCCGGCTGCTGTTCGTCGAGAACGTCGGCAACCTCGTCTGCCCCGCCGGCTACGACCTGGGCGAGTCGCTCCGCGTCGTGCTCGCCTCGGTCACCGAGGGCGAGGACAAGCCGCTCAAGTACCCCACCGCCTTCGGCCTCGCCCAGCTGGTGATCGTCACCAAGACGGACATGGCCGAGGCGGCGGAGTTCGACGAGGCGGCCTTCCGCGCGCACGTGGAGCAGGTCAACCCCGGAGTCGAGGTCCTCCTCAGCTCGGTGCGCGACGGCCGGGGCGCCGGAGCACTCCTCGACCGGGCCCTCGCGGCGGCCGGAGGGAACCGTGTCCACACCCCGGTGATGGCCCGGGCCGGCGCGTGA
- a CDS encoding hydrogenase maturation nickel metallochaperone HypA, which produces MHEMSLAVAVVDQVETAARSRGAVGVSSIELDVGELAGVVADALAFCFELACADTVVEGAELITRTVPGTARCEPCAEVWAVGMPPCLLCPGCGAAADGLVSGRELQIREVRWADPEAAREDHRQPITEES; this is translated from the coding sequence ATGCACGAGATGTCCCTCGCGGTCGCCGTCGTCGACCAGGTCGAGACCGCGGCGAGGTCCCGCGGCGCCGTCGGCGTCAGCAGCATCGAGCTGGACGTGGGCGAACTGGCGGGCGTCGTCGCCGACGCCCTCGCCTTCTGCTTCGAACTCGCCTGCGCCGACACCGTCGTCGAGGGCGCCGAGCTGATCACCCGTACCGTCCCGGGCACCGCGCGCTGCGAACCGTGCGCCGAGGTCTGGGCGGTCGGCATGCCGCCGTGCCTGCTCTGCCCCGGCTGCGGCGCCGCCGCCGACGGACTCGTCTCCGGCCGCGAACTCCAGATCCGCGAGGTCCGCTGGGCCGATCCCGAAGCGGCGCGCGAAGACCATCGCCAACCGATCACCGAGGAGAGCTGA
- a CDS encoding DUF6893 family small protein — MNTETESPMHRNVLGAALAATAALAVVAVLAGALPDLRRYLRISRM; from the coding sequence ATGAACACCGAAACGGAGAGCCCCATGCACAGGAACGTCCTCGGCGCCGCCCTCGCCGCCACCGCCGCCCTCGCCGTCGTGGCCGTCCTGGCGGGAGCCCTCCCCGACCTCCGGCGCTATCTGCGCATCAGCAGGATGTGA
- a CDS encoding hydrogenase maturation protease gives MNGPAPEAPAPRTLVAGVGNIFLGDDGFGVETLRRLSREELPASVELADVGVRGVHLAYELLDGWDTLILVDVTARGGEPGTLYLIDASATGDRGSGTGPAPLDGHRMTPDAVLALLDTLCAGTGAAPPRRILVVGCEPACLDEGIGLSPQVAVAVPEAVRMVTELVRQEAVV, from the coding sequence GTGAACGGTCCCGCGCCCGAGGCCCCGGCGCCCCGCACCCTCGTGGCCGGGGTGGGCAACATCTTCCTCGGCGACGACGGATTCGGCGTCGAGACCCTGCGGCGGCTCAGCCGGGAGGAACTCCCCGCCTCCGTCGAGCTGGCGGACGTCGGGGTCCGGGGCGTCCACCTCGCCTACGAACTCCTCGACGGCTGGGACACCCTCATCCTCGTCGACGTCACCGCGCGCGGCGGCGAACCGGGGACGCTCTACCTGATCGACGCCTCGGCGACCGGCGACCGCGGCTCCGGCACGGGGCCCGCGCCGCTCGACGGCCACCGCATGACGCCCGACGCCGTCCTCGCCCTCCTCGACACCCTGTGCGCGGGTACCGGCGCCGCGCCGCCACGAAGGATCCTCGTCGTCGGCTGCGAACCGGCCTGCCTCGACGAGGGGATCGGGCTCAGCCCGCAGGTTGCCGTCGCCGTGCCCGAGGCGGTGCGCATGGTGACCGAACTGGTCCGCCAGGAAGCCGTCGTATGA
- a CDS encoding DUF6084 family protein, with protein sequence MTEFSFACTDVRADAYAAGPTLVFRLRITATGGTRVHAMALRCQIRIEPARRGYDDHEAAGLGDLFGERSRWGSTLNPVQFAHASVMVPGFTGEIETDLVVPCTYDTDIAASRYFRALSDGDVPLLLLFSGTAFTGAGGFHVEPVPWDKEVSHRMPVKVWREMIDQHFPGCGWIRLPGDAMDALLAYRSRRALPSWEATVASLLEAAGERTP encoded by the coding sequence GTGACCGAGTTCTCCTTCGCCTGCACCGACGTCCGCGCCGACGCCTACGCTGCCGGACCCACGCTCGTGTTCCGGCTGAGGATCACCGCCACCGGCGGCACCCGGGTCCACGCCATGGCCCTGCGCTGCCAGATCCGCATCGAACCCGCCCGGCGCGGCTACGACGACCACGAGGCCGCCGGCCTGGGCGACCTGTTCGGCGAACGCTCCCGGTGGGGCAGCACGCTCAACCCGGTCCAGTTCGCCCACGCCTCCGTCATGGTGCCCGGCTTCACCGGCGAGATCGAGACCGACCTCGTCGTGCCGTGCACCTACGACACCGACATCGCCGCGTCGCGCTACTTCCGGGCGCTCTCCGACGGCGACGTCCCGCTGCTCCTGCTCTTCTCCGGCACCGCGTTCACCGGCGCCGGCGGCTTCCACGTCGAGCCCGTTCCCTGGGACAAGGAGGTTTCCCACCGCATGCCCGTGAAGGTGTGGAGGGAGATGATCGACCAGCACTTCCCAGGCTGCGGATGGATCCGGCTCCCGGGCGACGCGATGGACGCCCTGCTCGCCTACCGCTCGCGCCGCGCCCTCCCGTCCTGGGAGGCCACCGTCGCATCCCTGCTGGAAGCGGCGGGGGAGAGGACACCATGA